The following proteins come from a genomic window of Enterobacter chengduensis:
- the rhaR gene encoding HTH-type transcriptional activator RhaR — protein sequence MAAHLVLRKDVFFASASQAVAVADRYPQNVFAEHTHEFCELVLVWRGNGLHVLNDRPYRITRGDLFYIRAEDKHAYASVNDLVLQNVIYCPDRLRLNVDWAACIPGFLDARGEAHWRLSGSGMAQVRQVISHLEQESQKNDPVANQMAELLFAQLVMTLKRHRYATDNPSATAQEALLDKLITTLAGSLNKSFGLEKFCEQEQCSERALRQQFRTQTGMTVNHYLRQLRICHAQYLLQHTELLVSEVAMRCGFEDSNYFSVVFNREVGMTPVQWRHRSRKAA from the coding sequence GTGGCTGCTCATTTAGTTCTTCGCAAAGATGTTTTTTTCGCCTCTGCGAGTCAGGCCGTCGCGGTGGCAGACCGCTACCCGCAAAACGTCTTTGCCGAGCATACGCACGAGTTTTGCGAGCTGGTGCTGGTCTGGCGCGGCAACGGCCTGCACGTCCTCAACGATCGACCCTACCGCATCACGCGAGGCGATCTGTTTTACATTCGCGCTGAAGATAAACACGCCTACGCCTCCGTTAACGATCTGGTGCTGCAAAACGTCATTTACTGTCCGGACAGGCTGAGGCTCAACGTGGACTGGGCGGCCTGCATCCCCGGTTTTCTTGATGCCCGAGGCGAAGCGCACTGGCGCTTGAGCGGCAGCGGCATGGCGCAGGTGCGGCAGGTCATTTCCCACCTGGAGCAGGAAAGCCAGAAGAACGACCCCGTCGCAAACCAGATGGCGGAGCTGCTTTTTGCCCAGCTGGTGATGACGCTGAAGCGCCATCGTTACGCTACCGATAATCCTTCCGCCACGGCGCAGGAAGCGCTGCTGGATAAGCTCATTACCACGCTTGCGGGCAGCCTGAACAAAAGCTTCGGGCTGGAGAAATTCTGCGAGCAGGAACAGTGCAGCGAGCGCGCGCTGCGCCAGCAGTTTCGCACCCAGACGGGGATGACGGTAAACCATTACCTGCGCCAGCTGCGCATCTGCCACGCCCAGTATCTGCTGCAGCACACGGAGCTGCTGGTGAGTGAAGTGGCAATGCGCTGCGGTTTTGAGGACAGTAACTACTTTTCGGTCGTGTTTAACCGCGAGGTGGGGATGACGCCGGTTCAGTGGCGTCATCGCAGTCGAAAGGCAGCGTAA